gCTTCTGTTATGATTGTTTCTGCTAGATTGTAACCTCGGTCAGGATTTTTGTCTTACTCACTTATGTTTATCTGCACATGACACAGTGCCCTGCTCAGAGGGATACGTGAAGTTGCCGCCTTCAAGTGGGAAGGGCATTTTTGTTCCCATCACTGGAGTGGGATGGTTGTGGCACATTCAGTAGCACTGAGACTTCATGAAGGACGCTCTCCAAAGCTGTGTGGTCACTTTTGCTGTGCTGGCTTTGCCAAGACAGAAGGTTTCAACTCTAAACtgacttttaacttttaattCTTGAAAGCTATAATCTTTCGGGATTCTTCCCTTGTTGAGCTTTTAAAGGTTCATAACAGGTGTTCACATAGATGTTTCATGTGTCATTTGGGCATTCAAACCATACCATGGCTTACATTTCAGGAAGGTGATGCTATGTATTTGTAGAAATTACCTTAATGCtttccttgctttctttattAGGGAATTCCGAAATGACTTTCTAGAGCTTCTCAGGAGACGCTTTGGTAAGCCTCTGAAGTGTTGTGCACATAACAACTACTTTGTAATCTCGTAATCTGCTCCGGATCAGCAGTGTCCTATCTGTCCTCAGGCACCAAGAGAGTTCACAACAACATCGTTTACAACGAATACATCAGCCACCGGGAGCACATCCACATGAACGCCACGCAGTGGGAGACGCTGACAGACTTCACCAAGTGGCTGGGCAGAGAGGGTGAGAAGGAGACACGATCTGAACCGTGGTTGTGTCGCTGCGTTGCAGGCAGAGTGGGTTGTCATGTTTTCTGCGTAAGTTTGTGGAAAATAAGAAGTGTAGGGCAATTAGAAACTGACAGAGAGGCGTGGTCTTCCAGGACTGATTTTGTGCACTGTGGCTGTGTAAGAATGTCCGCTGTGGTCCTTTGACGGTACGAAGATTTACCACTGAAGCGTCCGCGCATTAGGTTGAGGGTCCTTACCTGTCCTTTTCCAtccccctccaacacacacacacacgctcattTCACTTTTGGAAACTTTTGTTATCCCTTTCTAAGgtgattttctaaaaaatttgctgcctctttttccatttctaataAGATAAgaagtttggggaaagaaaagagaaagaaatttcgTACCAAAGAATTACTTATTCAGtgtgtttctttatccattttgttGGGGGTGTAATTCTTGCTTCGCAGAATATCATGCACTCTGCGGATGGGAAATACTTAGACACATTTGAATAATTACTGAGCAAGGTAatgctttttttcatgtgtttcccTTGTTTAAATATGTTGCCTCAGCCTAGCTAGTTGGAAagcaaaataagaatttttttctgtttaaagagAGATATTTTTCgtttaaaatctaaattttacGAGCTGTAAAATATGGAAAATTCATGTGCTGTATACATTTGTGTGTTTGAATGAGTGTATTTGAATGGATGAGTAACTAATGCAGACGTGGAACACACTTACATTTACTTTCAGCTTTGATTGTATACACAATTACTGTGTGTGTTACTTTTTTTAAGGCTTGTGCAAAGTGGATGAGACACCAAAAGGCTGGTATATTCAGTATATAGACAGGGACCCAGAAACCATCCGCCGGCAGCTGGaactggagaaaaagaagaagcagGACCTTGATGATGAAGAAAAAACTGCCAAATTTATCCAAGAACAAGTGCGAAGAGgcctggaagggaaagagcaggTGGGCATCACCATTGTATTCCTTTGTGAGATCTTATAAGGGCATTagctaaaaaaataatttagctaGATCTcgagttcatcttttttttttattagtagaAACAGCTATTGACATCATTTATCAAATACTTAATGTGGCAGGGACTATGTGGAGTGTCTCCTTTGTACACTTAATCCTTATCACAACTCTAAATACATACATGATTAAGCCTTCGGGGAGGCGATGAGATTGACCAAGAAGCCAAGGCTACTGGGGGCAGAGGTGGATGTTACATGCAGTTCTTTGAGTTAGTCTGACCACTAAATCGTCCCACAAGAGAGAAAGGTTTTACTTTTGAAAGTAATCCTCTAGCTAAGAGTCCTAAAGTTTATTGCTTTATGTTGTTGCTTTCTGCCTAGACTGTAATAGAAGTGAAAATGTACGTGAACTTCTGGAGTTTGGTACAGAAAAGCTACTTCTTCCCCCAGTAGAATAATTCCCCACTGGAGAGTATCTGCAACACGTGTCATCTGTCAGTATCTTAACCGTTTAGTCATAATTCAGGACTACTGAATATTAATAAGAAATGCATTGTGAACCAAACCttcaacctcttttttttttttttaaggaagcccCTATTTTTACAGAATTAAGCAGagaaaatgatgaagaaaaaggtagttttacttttctttcttccttttaaaatatggatGCTTTTGTACTGGCTTTGCCAAAAAACTACCAAGTTTGGGAGCAAGATGTGGTATCtgtctgggggaggaggggatagCTGGATAGGTTGGtgggtagagttcatgcttagcatgcacgaggtcctaggtttaatccccaggactgccattaaaataaataagtaaatagataatcctaattacctcctccctcaaacacacatacgtacatacataaataaataaaatacgtGTTAGCTGTCTGGATGCACTGTTCTCATCAATAAATGAAAAGGTGATAATAATGAATTGGATGGGATGCCTTCAGCAACAAGTAACAAGACTGAATAAAATCAGTATAAACCTGGAGGAAGTGTCTTTCTGTACCAAGAGTCCTGGACGTAATGTCATTCCAGACGCCATCCTGTGCAGCAGCTAGACACGAGGTGGCTGCCAGCGCTTTCAGCCATCGTATGAGACCCAGCGCTGTCCGCAGGACGACAGAGAGCGTCTCTCTCTTCTGGAGTCCCTCGTGAACAAGGGAACTTCCCCTAGAAGACACTCTTCCCACCTGCAGGCTTCCTTTTGAATGTCCTTGGCCAGACTGTATCCCACGTCCACCTCAAAAATAATCATTGGAAAAGGGGTTATTTTGATTGGTTGAGACCAAAGAACCTTACTGATCACCTCCCGTGGTCCCATCACCTTGGGCATTGGGTTTGCAACACTTGAATTCACCGGGGACACAAACCTTCAGACCATAGCATCCTCCAGGCCATGTGTGCGGGGTATGGACATCTAAACAAAACTGGATTCCTGTAACCCCGGGGAGAGGGGGCTGTGGAGTGGGCAAGCAGCCCAGGCCGGCTGCCACATCGTATGACGGTCTTTCCCAGCTCTGTGGGCACTGGTCCAGGCTGTTTTACAGGACTTTAGGGTCTCTGggcaggagcattccagctctcATTTGTTCAGATGTCCATGGATTTCTATATGGGTGCATTGTGGTATTTATCTGATGTTTTATTACAGTTTTCctgaaatatatatgaaataccaATTCTTCTCTTGCAGTTACATTTAATTTGAACAAAGGAGCATGTAGCTCAGCAGCAACATCTAAATCAAGGTGAGCTCCAGGAACAGGGGTCTTAGAACTCGAGCATTTTTGTGTCTGTCGATTACTGCATTTTAAAAGGTGCAGTCTTGTGCATTAATTTGTTTCTGGTTGCTCttacctttttttgtttgtttcttctttgatggtcgattgttttattttcttaggaCATATAATTGGTGGTGAGAATGTAACATGGTACCgctgctgtggaaaatagtacatcggttcttaaaaaaattaaatgcataatTACCATACattccaacaattccacttctgggtaaatactcaaaggaaatgaaagcagggacttggaTGGATATTTGTACACCAGTGTTCAAAACAGcactattcacaagagccaaataagaaaaaaaaattacacgaGGGTTCCAGTTAttccacattctctccaacactggctattttatatatatatattttataatggcCATTCTAATGAATgtgaagtagtatttcattgtgggtttgatttgcatttctctgatgatcagtgatgttaagcatcttttcctgtgccttttggccatttacgtatcttctttagagaaatgtctactgcctgttttttaattgggtttgtttttcattcattttaattttaagaaaagtatCTAACagctttaaataaattaaagctTCCAAGCTGAGACAGATACCAAAGTACTGAATAATTTATCAGTGTGTTTGATGGCTCACTGTTGATGAGATTTGAGGAATCATGGAGAATGTGagaagactcagaaagcagaaaagtaagcaaatattttttccaaaagtgGAGAAAAATCTTCCAAGAAACAATAGTAGCAAGCTGGTATTACTGATTACGATAGAAAAGAGGTAGTTTGTGAACATGTAAGGAGGAAGCAATTGCTAGGCCCCCAAATCGCCAGTTAAATCGTAGCTTCCCCTCTGCTAGGGTTATCAGAGCCTGTTTGCAGAGACTTATTGTGGTTGATATGACCCAGAATTACTGCTAAATTCGGTGGATTCCTAGCTCAaagtacatttaaatataaagaatatttaagtAGCACATTGAAGAGTGTGTCTGGACTGAATCTGTTCACAACCAATGTATATTATTTACAGTTGTCACAAACTTCAGaacttaaaaatatgttcagAGGATTGAATTATGGGACAAAACCCAGTAAGTGAAATTTCACAAGGGTAAGAGTAAAGCCTTACACTTAGATAGAAAGGCTTCATTGAAGACGGAGTAGGGGCGTCCTGACCTACAAACCCTCACATACGAAGCCAAGATTTCGGCTGACTGCCAGCTGCACTGGGAGCCCTTGCAGTAATTCAGCTGCTAATAAagctcttgctgcctttaaatgCCTTGAGAAAAAAGTCCAAATAATGGAACATAATAACTCCattgtattttctattaatcacactttttttcatgtttaactCCATGTTAACTTTGTGCAAATGTGTAttctttgtttcatattttatcaGTATGACAGATTAAATAATGGGACTGGTAGGATTCAGTTAGTCAGCAAATTAATGGAGCATCTGTTTTATCTGCGTCACAAGATAGTTACTGCTACTTTACAGggaaagtatatacatatatgtctgGTCTCCCCCTCCTGTGAGAGAGGAGGCGCATATACAAATGGTCATATACAGGGCGGAGTGGGGTGCTTGCCCCAAAGTGCTGTGGTCACTCAGAAATTGACAAGATCCAGGAAGCGTCATGAAGAATAGATCTTAAAGAATTTCGACAAGTAGAGATAAAAGGAGAGACTATTTTAGGTATAAAAGGGGCATGTGCAAATTTGCAAAGGCTTGGAGCATAGGACGTGGCTCAGTCAGTAGCCAGTTGTTCAGAATGACAGGTGCACATTATAAATCCAGGACGGCACACTGGGGCCAGCGGTGACAATTTTCTATTAgccataaaatatttagaatgtaCACCATCGACTCTAGGCAGTTGGgagcaataaaaaaattttatttgaattttgagatcttcactttaaaaaaatagaactgacAGCAACGTGCTGGACGTCCACCAGCCAGTTTACAAACATCTTCCTTAATCCTTGCAGTCGAGCTGGAGTTGGATCACACTGTTAACCCCATTTGTAGATGAAGAGCTGAGCCCGGGAAAAGTTAACTGCTCAAGGTCCCGGCAGAAATAGGATCAAACCTTGGTGGCCCTAGCCCTGGAGCTGTCATCACTCTGCCGCGCTGGTGCCCTGGCACTGACTgcagggctgaggggcagggagggtcaCGTGTTCTCGTGGTGCTCCCAGGCCTGTAAGTGGCAGACGCGTCTTCCATTGTTTTGACTAATCTGCTGTAGGTTAACCACAGAGCAGATTTCTTCTGTGTTGCTCTTTTTGCACATTAGAAAGCCTacgtcttttttaaaattctttttgttgaagtatagtcggtttacaatgttgtgttaatttctggtgtacagcatagtgattcagttatgtgtgtgtgtgtgtgtattccttttcatagtctttttcattataagctcttacaagttattgaatagaGTCCCCTGTTAGAAAGCCCACGTCTTTGCACTGTTTTTGTGAACAGCATGATTCTTCTTCCCGTCAGTTCTTTGGGACCAAGTGCCCTGAAGACAATAGGAAATGCAGCATCAGTGAAGCGAAAGGAGTCTTCCCAGAGCTCAGCTCAGtcaaaggagaagaagaagaagaaatcagCGCTGGACGAGATCATGGAGGTACACTTCATGAActgcccctcagccccagctGGCAGGGGAATGACGCGCTTCAAGCCAAGGGAACTTGGTTTCACCACTTGTGAGATGAATGTGTTCGTGCTAGATTAGGGGAAGAGCCTGGGTGCTCCCATCTGAATAGGGGTGGAACCTCCCTAAATAGGGTTATTTTCCTGTCTCAGGTGCTGCCTTCGAAGCTCTCCCTGACGTTATGGTCGGTAGAGTTCATTTAGGGGGACTGCGGTGGGAACTGAAGCCAGAAATGAAAACTCTGTTGCCCACCGGTGGCTCCGTGAAATTGGCATCCCCCTCAGAACCCCCACCAACCTGGGCTCTCTGAGCGCCTCTGACTTCCACTTACCACCTCCCAGCCGGGGAGGGAAAGCTCCGACACGTTTTTATTTGGTTTAACCCACTGGCCAAGTTTGTATGATGAGTCATTAAAAACCTAGGGCGATCCTTTTGCTCTAAATTCACCTGAAATTCTAGAGTAGCTCTGTGGAAGGTTCTTAATATATTCCTAAgtactcctccctcccttccaacaCTGAGCCTTCCTGCATCAAAACGGTTATGAAATAAGTAGACAAGATGAAGAGAAAGGATAAATGGATGCCCTGTGCTGTCATTCCCTCTAGTCTCCTCATCCCGTCTCTTCATCTGTGAAGGGACAGGAGGCGACTGTTCGGTCTTCCCTGTCACAGTCCTCACATGGTGCAGGGCAGTCAGAAAAGCTTCAAGCATAACGACGTGTGTACTAAACTGTGGGATGTGGTCACTCCAGCACTCAGTGATCACTGAGCTGCCCTTCCATGCTGGGCGTCGTGCGAGGTCCCACGTCTGTAGAGTAGGGAGGAAAACACTGTCCCTGCGTGTCACGGAGCTTTTAGTCTAGCAAGGGGGACATTCCGAGGCCAAGTGGACCAGTGGCTGAGTAATTACAAAATGCTAAGTGCTAAGGAGCTGGGTctgagggcagggagtggggagatCGCTTGTGAGAAGGTGCCAGGGCGGAGGAGAGCTCTAGTTGAAGCCTCCCGAGGAGAGGCCCCCGTGGCCGGAGCACGGTGAGCACCAGAGAGGCAGcactgggagctggggagagaagTGGGGGCGGCACCATAGGGTCTTGTAGGCCGTTGTGATTTAACTCAAAGTGAAATGGAAATCCAGGTCTGCCTCCTCGGAATATAATACATGCCAGACTTAGAAGATTCTTTGTTCACATTGGAAAGTTGGAGGGACTAAAGTGATGTTTTGAATCAACCAGAGAATTACCTTGTCCAGCCCCTTTCAAAGTTGGCCCTTCAAGCTAACTTTAAGCAGTTGAGGAAGATAGAGGCGTGAGATACGACCAGACCGGCCATCAGCGCGTTTCCCTTTTGGTCGCCCTTTTATTTTCATCTCTCTTGGCTGTGTTTTTCTTCCCCTCCATTCACAGGCTTTATTACCCTTATCAAACAGGGAAGCTCTTTGCAGGCAAACTGCAGGCCCAGTTTGTGTGCTCAGTTGGTCCAGAAGAGTTAAGtttttaccccccccccccccccccccgagaacGCTGCCTGTTTTCCAGCCCATGACAGCCGCAGGGGAGCGAGCAGGGGTCGGGCCGGTGACGCTGGCAGGTGGCCTCGCGGCAGTGACCAGAGGGAGGCTGACTGCACTTACTTTCCTGGCCGGTTGACTTGCCTTTCACGTATTTTCTTAAATccaagttcctttttttccaatCAAAAACTAATTGCAAAAGATGTTGATTTATGTTTATCAGCACTTGCAAATTGTGTCGATCTTCTGCGAGGTGTGTTTTAGGGTGTTCTTTTGCTGAGTAGAAtgttatttgaaataaatttaggATTATAAAGAGGTAATTTTGTGAACGTCTTACGTGTTCCCCAGATTGAAGAGGAGAAGAAGAGAACTGCCCGAACAGACCACTGGCTCCAGCCCGTACGTATTCCGACGAGGCTGCTTAGGTTCTAAATGTGCTTTTAAGTGAATGATTTAAATAGCATTTGGTATAAATGACTGAAtttcttaaatatatgtaaattctaCAGATAGCTTTATAACTTTAATGCCTCTATAAGTATTGGTTGTACCCGTATTGGAGGGTTACATCAATTTCATGGACCGGTAACGTTCCTTGAGTTTAATGCTGAATTTGCTCGTAGATACCTTGAATTTAAGCCTGGAATTATTTTCAGTAAGAATACCTAGTCAGGTACTTTGttgaaaaaaaaggttttaattatCCAAATTCAAGGAAAGCTTTGTATTTTATTGattgtttattattgctttttttaaaaatttttttcttaatc
This portion of the Camelus bactrianus isolate YW-2024 breed Bactrian camel chromosome 35, ASM4877302v1, whole genome shotgun sequence genome encodes:
- the KIN gene encoding DNA/RNA-binding protein KIN17, coding for MGKSDFLTPKAIANRIKSKGLQKLRWYCQMCQKQCRDENGFKCHCMSESHQRQLLLASENPQQFMDYFSEEFRNDFLELLRRRFGTKRVHNNIVYNEYISHREHIHMNATQWETLTDFTKWLGREGLCKVDETPKGWYIQYIDRDPETIRRQLELEKKKKQDLDDEEKTAKFIQEQVRRGLEGKEQEAPIFTELSRENDEEKVTFNLNKGACSSAATSKSSSLGPSALKTIGNAASVKRKESSQSSAQSKEKKKKKSALDEIMEIEEEKKRTARTDHWLQPEIVVKIITKKLGEKYHKKKGIVKEVIDRYTAVVKMIDSGDKLKLDQTHLETVIPAPGKRILVLNGGYRGNEGTLESINEKTFSATIVIETGPLKGRRVEGIQYEDISKLA